A stretch of DNA from Coccidioides posadasii str. Silveira chromosome 4, complete sequence:
AGAATCAGGTTTGCTTTTCAAGGACTGACCGATAGAGAAGCATCTCACCGTACCGTGGTGGTGGCTCTGTTTTTTGACTGAAGATACGGGACCTAATCGCGAAACTATCAGCGACAACGCTCGACCGCTCACCGTCCGTGCACAGCTTTAACTTGTACCCCAGTTACAAGGGGAATAACCGCGCGGTATTTTTGCAAGAATGGCGTGGGACCACCTTGACATCGACAAACCCCATGTCGCGTATATGATATTGGGTGGCTTCACCAGCCTGTTCATGTTGTGCTCGCTTTTTGTGAAGGAGAAACTCTATATCGGTGAAGCAACGGTCGCCACTCTGTGCGGTGTGATTTTTGGCCCTCATGCCGCCAATCTATTCGACCCCATATCGTGGGGCAACGTTGACAAGATTACACTGGAATGCTCGCGAATTGTCCTTGTGGTGCAATGCTTTGCTGTTGGCGTCGAACTGCCAAAATCTTACATGGAGAGGCACTGGAAATCGGTAGCACTGCTTCTGGTACCCGTGATGACATGGGGCTGGTTGGCGACCAGTCTTTTCATCTGGTGGATGGTACGTCCGTTGACGTGGTTGGAGAGCTTGATCTGTGCTGCCTGCGTCACGGCCACTGATCCCGTCCTGGCCTCGTCGGTCGTTGGTAAAGGCAAATTTGCAAAACGTGTTCCGAAACATCTTCGAGACTTGCTCTCTGCTGAATCAGGATGTAACGACGGCATGGCCTTCCCTTTTATTTATCTCTCGCTTTATATCCTAGCTTATCAACCTAGCACCAACAAGGTGGCGCTCCATTGGATTTGCATCACACTTCTTTATGAATGCATCCTAGGTGGCTTTCTCGGATTTATGATTGGTTATGCTGGCCGTCATGCCATCAGGTTTGCGGAGCGGAAGGGGATCATTGATCGAGAGAGTTTCTTGGTCTTCTACTTCGTGTTAGCTCTCTTTTGTGCTGGAACCGGTAGTCTACTGGGGATGGACGATTTACTGATGGGGTTTTCAGCCGGAGTAGGGTTTAGTAACGATGGCTGGTTCACTGAGAAAACAGAAGAGTCCCATGTCTCCAATGTCATCGATCTGCTGCTAAACTTGGCGTATTTTGTCTATTTTGGCGCAATCATCCCCTGGCAGGAGTTCGACGCACCAGAGATTGGTCTTCCAGTTTGGAGATTGGTCATTATTGCGATTTTTGTGATCTTTTTTCGTCGGATACCCATTATGCTGCTCCTGAAACCTGTTATACCGGACGTTAAAACTTGGCGGGAGGCCCTCTTCGCCGGCCATTTTGGGCCAATTGGCGTCGGTGCGATTTTCGCTTGTATCCTAGCTCGAGCAGAGCTGGAGACACATTCTACTCAACCGCTCGATGGGCTTCCGGGGAAAGGCTCCCCCAATTACATGGTTATCCAGCTTATTTGGCCTATAACAACCTTCCTGGTTATCTCATCCATTCTCGTCCACGGATCCTCGGTTGCTGTGTTTACTCTCGGCAAGCGCATCAATACGTTGACGATAACCATGTCTTACACAACTGCCAACGACGAAGGGCCGTCTTGGATGAACCGACTTCCTCGAATTCAATCCCAGTCCAAAGCTTCTCTGTCCTTGCGCAAGGAGTCCCTCGATTCGTCTAACGAAGCGCTACCTCAGTTCCCGCCTGGGACTTTGGGTCCAATTGGTATTCCTGGCAACTTGTTGCGACggcagagagaaggagagCAGCCCAGTCAGCCGGGTAGTCGTGCTTCCAGCCGAAAACCTACCAGAAGAAAGAAGCTAGGAGCGGGAGGTCCAATCAGTCAATCTGCTATCATGCCACAACGAAGAACCGAGCCTGTAACGGCCGACGAAACTGtagatcttgaagagcagcCTATCGACCGGGCTGTAGAAGCGGGAAGACCTAGGATCGAATCTGGGACGGAGGGTGAGGAAGAACCGTTTAGACGGCCTGAGTTAGAAGTCTACCAAGAAGGAGACAACATGATCATTGAAGACGAAGAAGGAAATGTTCTTGAAACTACAGATATTAGCCATCTTTCGCCTGAACAACGAGAGCAAGAGATTATGGCCCAGCACAAGCGTATCCGTGAGGATCCCACTGGATTTTTTGCTAAGGCGAAAGGGCTTCCCCATGAGCAAACGGAAGGAGAAGCCATTAAGAAGGCTATTGGAAAGGATCTTGCTCGTCCACTCAAGCAGTTTAGAAACCATTTGCCCTGGAACAATGGCAAGGAGAAAGATGCGGAGGCAGGTGGTGAGCCCTCGAAAAAGAAGACAAAGAAGGAGCGCAAACGTCGGTCTGCTCGCGCTTATCAGTTCGCAAATACAATCATAGTCGAGGACGAAGACGGTGAAGTTATCAAGAAATATACCATTCCTGGTCACAAGACAACCAAGAAGCCCACCATAGAAGGTGAACCGTCCACCAAAGCAGCGTCGGCGGCTCGGAAATGGAGCGTGGCCCGAGTGGGTACGTGGATTGGGCGTGGCGACGGCATGGCAAGCGCAGCTAAACCGAAAGACGAGGAAGAAGCGTCATCTGACGAGGAGAGGCTCCGGTTTACTGTGCCTGGAAAGGATGGGCGAGGCCATCGTCTTGGAGGTCGTAGAATGACCAAGGAGGATTTTATTAGAGAGATTCAACGCCTTGAACCTCAGACGCGAAAAGAGATCTACGATGAAGACATTCCAGGTCAATTGAAGCCTGACACCGGAGACGAACAACCTGAGACCACGCGGCGGGCGCAGGGTGGTCAAGTGGAAGGTCAGGGAACGCCTCCTTGCCCTACACCAGCCGAATATACCCCGTTAATTGGACAAGAGGAGAGCATAGGAAGAGAACAAGAGGTGCCTGCTCCTGACGTCGCGGCCACGTTAGCTCAATATACCGGTCCCGACACTTCGGCCGCAGAAGCCCGCCGTCGCCGTCTCCTTGGACCTCGGGAATCACCCCCTCCATCACCAACCAGCAGCGTCCGGCGTCGTCGCGACTCCGAGGACGATGGAACAAGACGTATCCCACCTGCAGAACGTAGACAGCTAGCTGGCCTGCCACCATCGCAACCCGCATCCGCGACGTCACGGGCCAAAGATATCGATCCGGAGACCGGGGAAACACATGTGGAACGGCAGCGCCGTCTTGCTGCCTTGGGTCAGCTACCTGACACCGGTGACGATGAGGACGCTGAAGGGCGTGGTCGCCACCGCGGTGACGGGCACTCTGATAGCGAAGATGACGGGCGGCCGCGCCCGGTGAGAGGGAAGGTATCATTTGCCGACGGAACACGGCCGGCGAAGACGAGGCCGGGCGCGATGGCGGTGCACCCTCCTCGGGGTGCGAGTAGCGGTGGTGCACCTACGGCGGAGCAAACGTCGTCGCAACCCAGTTCGAGCTCTAGCAGTGGAAATGGAAATGGCAATGGGAGTAGTAGCGGGAATGGGGACGGTAACGGTAACGGTAACGGCGATTCTAGACGACATGTATCACGTATTTCATggggaggagagagaggTAGATCATGATTGTGACGAGTGATGATTGATTCCATACACATGTCTAGAACATGCGTATAAGAAagacatatatatatatatatatatatatacccGGAGTGTTGGGTATAGATATCCATTGACGAATATCGGGAGAGCGTGGTTTAGCGCGTTATGTTTTTGAGTTTTCAGCGCGAGCATATGTCCCATACCTTACGCCTTTGTCTTGCGAATGTTTTACTCGCGTTTACTACCCATATATACCCAGATTAGTATATTAGTGTGTATGTGTGAATGGAGTTTTGAATTGCAAACACACCTTGGGATGCTATTTCATGGTGAACCAGGGCCTCTCGGATTAGCTATTAATTCTTTGTGATGGACAAATTCATCTAATTCCGGCTAGGATTTGGTGTCTCTACCGAGTGCCCAACTACCTCAAGATACTGGCTGAGTGCATCGTGTTGATACGAGAGTATGCTAAAACCCGAGACAATATCTAACGATGACCTCAAAGTTTCCAGCTAACACACCTTTCAATGCCACCTGGCTCTATTTCTGTGGTGGGCACCTAGTTTGCCGGGCTGTCTACGTTGCAACGCTTCAATGTTCCCACAAGAAGTATGAAAATAGGCGGGTGCACGAGGCccaaaagcaagaaaaaagaTTCCTTTTGGAAATAAAGCGTGATggaagaaacagaaaaacTAGCCTGGACCATTCATGGAGTAGTTATAGATAGACATACATAGAGGTAGGGTGGGGGAGTAACTTGATGTAGAAAATGGGACATAAACCAGATTACGTGAAATAGCAGAAAAGACTCAATCCCCCCCCAACCAGCAGCCGTCATAGCAACAAAGATTTGGGCTTCGAGGGAAATTGTGGGAAGAGGTTTGGGAACAAAAAAACTATATGACATCGTAAAAACTTTCTTCGCATAACAGACGTGACGCAGGAATCATCTTGACGGGGAGGGGTGGAGATTAAGGAGTCTGGGTAAAAGAGGTAAGCTTGGAGAGCCTTTTCCCAGGGCGTCGTGGGGATAATGATAACCATAGGAGCGCATTTATGGGACGACATGCAACGTTCGGGGGTATGTCCAGTTCCAAAAGAATATCCTTCGAGAACCCATGACGCGACGGATATCATTAAAAGTAACGCAGGAAAAAGGCGATCTAGTAATTCGGTCTTGGTGGGTAGTCTTCTGGGCGCCCGGTGGAGCTCTTGCCAGAGCCGTATTGCTGGAAAGGGAAGAGAGAATTTTAGTATATGTGGCTATAGGCAGAGTAAGAGAGGGGGGGAAAAGCTGAGACATACCTTGCGTCTCAATGCCTCGAGCCGCTTCTTCTTGGTATGGGCATTGATGTAGGTGCCGATGATGAAGCCAACAATGTTGAAGAACGGCACCCAGGTCTGCTCTGGGAGGAACTTCTGGGCGAATGCCAGCGACAGTGGCGAAACAACCCAGCTGACCTTCATCACACGGAAGAATCCAGACTTCACAGTAGCCCGGACCTGGTGGAAGGTGCGAGCGCCAGCGATGATAGCCATCGAGGCCAGATAGATGACGTTCTGGATGGGCGAGATCTACAAAAAGCGATTTCCATTagccaaaaaagaaaaaaaaaagaaaagggacaTTGCAACTTCGACAATCGCGCGAAGCGTGGACGAGGGATCCATGGGCATACAATGAGGTTGCTAGCCAGAATCTGTAGGATCTTGGCCTTGAGACTGGTGCGGCCGGCAAAGACCCTCTGCAGGATACCGATCAAGAAATGGCCAAGCGGAGCGCTGATGAAAGCGCCGTAAATCGACATCTTTGGTATCCTGGAATTGAAGTAATGGCCATGCTTGCTGCGATCGTGCGCGATCCACGAAGCAAGGATCTCCTGCAGGGCAAAGAGCGACCCCGAGGTGATCATTTTGGTCCGGAGCGGGTTCGATTGGAGCTGCTTAAGGTACGCCTGTTCAATTGCAAACGGGGTTAAATTGTCAGCAGCAAGAAACCAACGATCGCAGCACATCTCCCCGACGggccaaaaagaaaaaaaaaaaaagaacataCAGCCAGGTATCCATTCTGCGTCTTTCCTCCGGTCAATTTTTCTCCGACCTTGTGAGCGAGTTCCTCGCCGACCTTGGTCGCGGTCTTGACTGTTTCCTTCTCGAATTTGACCGACATTTTGAGCGCTGGAGCCGGTGGCCTTCGACACGGTATGAAGGATGTACGACGGATTggattattattattattattatgatgATGCTGGACcagaggagagagagacaagGGAAAATGGGGTTTGCGACGGGTATTGTGATGGAGGTCGAGAGGTCAGCTCTCCGAGGCCGCTCAGCGTGGGGAAGGGGTTCGCGTTTAGTTAGCCTGGTCGCCTTGTTTGTTTATGATTGGGGAAGAGCTGAAGCGGGCTGGACCGAGGTCAGGATCGAGTTTTAGCCACCGTCTGAGGGAGGGAACGCAGAGCCGGGGTCGCCGGGATAAGTTGGTTTCTGCTACCGAACGCCAGGGTCGGCAAAGGGAGTGCGATGGAGTGCAATTGAGAGCGTCTCGCAGCCACCGGAGAAAACAAGCCCAATCAAAGCGGAATGATGCGCCTGTGGTTTTGAttttatgtactccgtagctggTTTTCTTTTGCTGCTCTTCGCGACCTGCGCAGCGACAGCTGGGCTCGGAAAAATGGTTTCCGGCGGTTTTTGGTGAATAAGTTACCGCTTGACAGGCTGCACGTCAGCGTCAGCGTTTCGCGCATCGCGGCAACGCTTTTCAACTTACCTAGATCCACGCCTGGCCAGGAACCGTTTTTCAACAGATTACTGTGCGGTTGTCGTtccaaacaaaaaaaaaaaaaataaaggagAAAAGGTCTCCGTACACAGCGAAAAGTGGTGATGGCTGCGGGTTGAGACGAACGGCGTTTGGTGGCGATGTTACGGCAAGCGTATTACCATGACAACCGACTCGAAGTCCCGTTCCCAGCCTCCGAATTAATGTTCAACCAGATCTCTTGACTCGGCACAAATCGAACCGTCAATCGAGTTGCTCCGTCTCCTGCTTCCAATGCTTGAATGGAATGCTACTTGTGTACCTGATACCCACAGAGTCCTGGCAAATTAACGCCTTTCTACGGGGTATGCGGGATTGCATTGCTTTCAAGATACCCAGTCGCTCTTACAACTTGGGAGATGGATATCGTCTCTAATTTGAACATGTTTGctgctggctggctggctgttACCCCGTGCGCGATCTTTGAATGCGCCGGTGTGAAGGACGAATGCCCTGAGATGGTTGTATGTATACGTACGGTTTAACGATGCTGGTGATCTCCTGCTTGGGCAAAGTTCCTTGTGGTCATGATGTTTGTGTCTGATATTAAGTCTGACCACGGAGTGTTCCGGCTGGATTCAATGACCTCGTGATATCACCGTTGGTCTTGGGGGTTCTTTGAATGAGACGACGAGGGTTTGTCGACGGAAGATAGGATGATTTGTAGGGAAGGGCTGATGTATGGGATTGCTTAACTACTACCAACTAGTCAGCTCTCAGAGCGCGATCAGCAATCTCCATCCAACGTCCGCCAGATGGCATCTGATGTactctctcctctcttcctctctccctTTGACAACCAAAAGCGTCCATCAACCTTGTCCCGGAAAGGGAGTTTTTCCGACCGCCAAACGTAATTTCACAGCGCGTAGTTTGTGTGCACAGCCTCGGTTCACATGAGACGTTTTGCATCCGAATGTCCGCCGTAGGGCCAGCGCTGGATGCTGAAGGGAATGGCAGCAACTTCATTCTTTCAAAGAATCACTCATTCGTGAAAAGGCACGAAGAGCCCGTTTGGGTAGATGGACAATGGAGGACACCGTCACCACCCCCGATCCCTTAGAGCCGTCGGTTCAAGCGGAACCCAGCCCTGCAGCAAATAGGGCTGAAGAGAAAGCACAATGGCAGCCCAAGGGCCAAAAGACCTGTGGGTGTAGCACCTTGAAGGACACTCTCTCAAAGGCAGATAGCACAGCCCTACGCTTAAGCAAGTAAGTCCGCCGTTTGTTCCCTGGCCAAATCCCAAAGGGCCGCGAGAAAACCTATCGTTCTgaccaaaacaaaaaaaactCGCCAGCTTAATATCCACGTCGTACGGAGAAGAAGCCACACTGGCGATAGCTGGCTACTCTGCCGACATCCTGCACCATGCGCTCCTTTCCCCGCCGCTACGAGCCATCTTCTCTTGCCTTCGCACCCGTCTGGGGCTCTCCGCGTCTGCAGATGATTCGAAATCGCAGACGCGGCCTCTTCTTGCCCTGGCATCCCTGATCTCCGAGACCCGGACCGCTCTCCGTTTGCTCGGCCTGATACCGCTCTGGGAATGGGGTTCGGCGACTGTGAAATCACCGCCGGCTGATCCAGTCCTGCGGTCGGTAGCTTTTGCCCAGGTTGTCGTCAACGTCATCTACCAATTCATGGAGAACGTTGCGTTTCTTGCGTCCAAGGGCGTGGTCTCGCAGCGTCTCCTCCAGCGTCTGGGTGGCGTTGGGAAATGGTATATCTGGTCTACCCGAGCATGGTTGGGCCATGTCGTTCTGGAATTTGTGCGCCTGTGGCGAGAACGATCGCTAGCTGCGAGGCAGAAGGAACTAGCACTGGCGAAAGCGTCATCGTCGGATGATAGGCTTAGCGATGAAGATCAGCGTGCTGAGGCTCTGCGGATGCGGGCTTGGCGGAAGAGCTTGGTGAATAACCTTGCCTGGTTCCCGCTCTGTGTGCACTGGAGCCTGGAGGATGGAGCCCGGGTGCCGAGTAACATAGTTGGACTGCTGAGTTTCATTGCTACTGCTTGGAAAGTGAGCGATTTATGGAAGGCAACCGCAAGCGCGATCTGAACTAGCCATCGGAGCGAGCCCCCGAGTTAAGGCAGCGAGAGGCGTTGGGCATTCGCATTGGTCATGCGCTATGTATTACGAAGATTTTATCTATACAAGGTCGTACGTACACTGCGGATATATGGGTAGATCATCACCCTTGGTTCGACAAGAGACCTGCCCAGGGAAGCGGCTTTGATGGCTGCGGCAAGACATGCACCACCCAAAACGTGACAAGCAGCATATTATCTGACGACTACCCCAAGCAGCTATAGCAATATTGGGAGACTCATGGGATAAATGTTGAGGGTTGTAGGAAGCTATCATGACGCAAAAATCCAGCAAGGAGCGTATTTCCCATTCTTATGTGGGGGGGAAACCTTTTTTCTTCCTAGTCGTCCTCAAACTATAGAGCAAAGACCATAGAGCAGCAGACTCAAGAGCCCCGATCTCGGGGACATGGCTTAACTTTCTCCTTAAAACTTTGGCCATTATATATGTCATTAGCATCGTCATGTGCGATAAGAACCTCAAATGAACCTAAAAGTAATGCCTCGTCGCTTGGCTGCCACCAAGGCTTTGGGTCAAGTGAGCGAGCGCGTTTTTTTGGACACTTTTTCGACGAAATCCAACGTCTGGAACCTCAAGCCACACTTGCGCCAAGCCTTAACTGAGAGCTTTCCACTCAGCTGGATTGCGCCACTCAACACTAAACCGTTTTGGGTTATACAACGCCACATTTTGAGCCCGCCGCTGAACCGCGAGAGAAATGCAGGCGGAACAGCAACCTGATAGCAGACAGGTCTGATGAGATTTGTGTGTGCGTGCATGTTTGCGATATTTATGGCTGTGTTTCCGGGTTTGAGTCAATTGGAGGAGTCATTATTGgcggccaaaaaaaaaaaagaataaacaaataaagaaataaaaaaactAAAAAGACAATTTGATAGTGACAAGAGAGGGATTCGAACCCTCGCCCCTTTCGAGACATGGAAACTTTTGCTTCAGGTTGGCCTGAACCATGCGCCTTAACCACTCGGCCATCTTGCCTTGACTCTGTTGCCAGACACAAAAGAATAAAAGGGCGGGAATCAAACCAAGGTCCCGtaccttttttccccccacGTTCTCCGTACATCGACCGAGTCCTGGGAGCCGTGGAGTACGGGGTAGCGATTTGAAATGTTATATTGGCCAGACCACACTATGCACTCCAGTGCAAACTCTGTGGAAGCATATCCTGACCATGATGAGCAGGGTGCTTTGAAAGCATGTTAATTACCTTGTTACCCGGCACCTGGAGTGTGAAATATTTTGTTTCAAAACAATATGCAactcctctctctctcgcctCCCCGCAACCATGGACTCACGAACTCCGTAGGTAAGCCGAAAACATGGGAGATTGTGTAGAGAACTGCATGTGCGAGGCGACACACAAGCCATTTCCAACTTCAAatttgatgatgatgaatggACTTGACACTAGCATATCCCACAGCTTCTGCTACCTGCTGCTGGGGTTGTCGCGGAGTTTCAGTTGAGAATCTTATTCGCGTACAGGGCTTCTGGATACCACGTCACCATGATTCCATTGATTGGGCGTAACGGCGCAGATGGCCTGGATGGAATGCCTTTCGGACGATCCAAGCCACATTATCCCTACATGTCAAAAGTTGGATACTTTCCAGCCGGCCTTGCCAAACTGGCGAATGGGCGAGTTCCGTCTCACAGCGCCCCCGACAATACACCTTCCGATGCTCCGATACCGTGGGTTTCTCAGCCCAGCCCCTTTGCCAATGAGCAATTGGACAGCGCTTATCAGCCCATCGCATGGTTTACTTGGTACCGGTTCATATAAATCTTCCCACCGACGGAACATCGAAATTCATCGAAATAGCTTCCATTAGGGTTTGTTGCCTCTGACAGCCAGTCACTCGTTTGGAGAAAAGGGGAAAcaaaaaattcaaaaaaaagagggaaaaaaaacaCAATTTCCAATCTACATCCTCAGAGCAGGAATCATTTATCATCGACCCAGTTGCCTTCGGACTTCCTGTTTTCCAGTTCTTTTCGTTCAGAGCCCAGGACCGGCCTTAAAGAACTTTTCCGCTTGCGGGCGCCTGCAGTGGCTGTCTGGCGCTGTCTTCGCCTGCGTCAACCTTTTGATTTCGCCAGGAAAATCGATATTTCACCACAGGCAAGATGATGAAACGAAGCATCTTCACAACCATTACCCCGTTGCCTTCCTATATTACTCGTGAAACCGTCATCGAAGCTCTGCACCAACACTCGGAGATGATAGAGCTGAATCCACTCGTCATCAAACACGTAAGATGCAAACCTCCTGGCAACGCTCCTTCGGACGAATTTCACTGTGTGTGGTACGAATTGACGGACAAAATACACTATCTACCGGGTGGAATTCTCTCTGGAAACGTTTCGTATAAGGCATGTTTCCACGACCTGCCCAGAGGCCTCCAGACCCATGTTTACGCCCCTACGGGGCTGGATATAAAGGAGAAATGGAGCGTCGGAGGGAACATGCCCGGTGAACCACGGGAACCAATCGAATTGGGTCTCCTTGACGTCCCCCGCGAAGGTCTGTACCTTCGAGAAGACGTCGATATGAGGTCTAACATCCTCACGACAAGCTTTGTGAAAAGGACCTTGAAAAAGGCTCATTCCGTCCTCGTCGAACGATTAATTGTCAAAGCCGACTTACTGAAACAACGCTACGAAGATGCACAGCGACAGAGCTTCATACCCCGGAGCTTAACGTATCCACTTACGGAGACGGATTCACACCGTGGCAGCATATATTCGCCGCCGTCCCCTGGCTTCCAAACCACTAGACCGGATCAGATACCTGCCCCGATCGTACCGCGTCTCGCGTTCCCAGATGACATGCATCTTCGGGCACGGGCCTCGTGCCATGCCGTCAGTCCGGGCCCTGTAGATACGTTCCGACATTCACATTACATTCCGCCCAAACAGGCACATATCGTTGAAATAGACAGCACGCCGGTGTATGCTCCCCGTATAGGAGTCGGGCAGGCCGATATATTCTCCCGGGAGAAGAATCCTGCGGTATCTACAAAGCGTGCCCCTGTCATTCCGTGACACGGTCGTGTAGGGTTCGGATAGGCCACGTCCGGGCTTTCTGCCTTGGATAGAACATGTGGTTTATTCCGATGCCTGGGAATTGGAAAGGTGGTATTAATTTATGATCTGATTATCGATCGAGTCCAAGGCAGGGTGTGCGGCTGCATCCGTTTTCTCAATTTTCGAATGTCTTCTCTCTATTCACGTTCCTGGAGCATTATATAGGCCTTGTTTTGTATTGGGATACCCGGCTTTTGTTTTGTATGATGAAATTCTTTTTGGTGTGCATACtgcaaaataaaatataactGTAAAAAGTTTGTCAAttccaaaagaaaaagggagatAGAATTGAATTTCaacattttcttttcctctggCGGTCCTAACCCCTTTTCGAATAACCACCACACCACTATAATATCAAATGATGCAAACAGGTCCGTTGGGAATAAGCTGTCCAGTTGTTCCATTCATGAAGTTGTTCTCTACGGCGATTTCCAAACGAAAATGCCAGTCACATGGGGCATCAGAATGTTCATGACTCAAAACATGGTTTTTCACGGCTGCCTGGAGCCTGAATGATTCCAATAAAATTCACTTCTCTGCAGaaggattttttttttaacagTTATTCTCAGAAGGAAGGGAAATCCGGGACCTTTTTCTGGATAGCGAATACCTGGAGAGATGGGGGGCAAGGTGTTCTCGGAGCCAAGGGGCGATCAGGCCGCCCTCCGGACCCCTCGAATGAGCGAGGCTGTCTACATTCGCACAAGGGATTTCTGCATCGACAAGCTTCGGCAGAGCTTCGAGGTCGTGGTCGCGCCGCCAGAAGCCCCGGGCAAACTAGACTATGGGGACGTGGACACTCTCGTCCAAGGACTTCGACCGGGATTCACATGGGAAGAAGTTGGGAAGCGATTAAACTCCGTCCGCACGGTGAGGAATGGAGAGACGCGAAGCTTTGCTGTTCCTATCGTATGTTCTGacggtgatggtgatgacgGCGAGGAGGACACGTATGCGCAGGTCGATGTGCATGTGTGCCGTCCTGGATTTATGGAGTGGGAGTGCCTGCTTGACTCGTATGGTGATATGTGGAAGATCGTGGGCAAGTTTATGAGGCCGCTCGGCCTGACGGCGACGGATAAGGGGCTTCATGTTCGCATTGCAGAGATCGAACCGTTCAATCGAGCGTATAGCATGGTCTACCTCACGCATAGTCCGATGGATGTGCTGGACTTCGTGGGGCTGGATGTGGAGCGGTATCAACGCGGCTTCAAGACTCTCGATGAGCTCTACGGCTGGTGCGCGAGCGCGAAATATTTTCATCGTGATGCGCATTCGTCTGGCTTGGAGACGTCGAATGACCggcagagaaagagaaagaggccGATGTATCGAAACTTTGTTGATGAATGGATCCCCCGAAATGCTGAATTGTGGCAAGATAAGAAGCCAGCCTCGAGAGAGGATGTTGTCCAGCAAGCGCTACTGCGGTTCGGAAAGCAAGCAGAGTACAAAGAAAGGGTTACAGCATGGAGGTAtaaaagagaggaagaggaactCTGGAGTGAAGTTGGGTGTGTTATCGCAGAAGAGTGCTCCACAAACGTGAATATTGTTCTTAGAGGCTTGAAGAGATGGGTGCGATTTACAAATGGTGATGGCGATGGGCGAAGTGCAAACGATGAACCGGTGCGGCTAGTTCTCCGCACTGAGGCAGAGATGGACCCAGACCGCCAGCCGCGTTGGGCATCGCAGATTTCACATGAACTGGGAGACAACCCCCTTTCAAAGGCTGAACTCCTCGAATGGGTTCGGAAACATTGGCAAGAGGTGAAAGTG
This window harbors:
- a CDS encoding uncharacterized protein (EggNog:ENOG410PT34~COG:S~BUSCO:15110at33183); its protein translation is MEDTVTTPDPLEPSVQAEPSPAANRAEEKAQWQPKGQKTCGCSTLKDTLSKADSTALRLSNLISTSYGEEATLAIAGYSADILHHALLSPPLRAIFSCLRTRLGLSASADDSKSQTRPLLALASLISETRTALRLLGLIPLWEWGSATVKSPPADPVLRSVAFAQVVVNVIYQFMENVAFLASKGVVSQRLLQRLGGVGKWYIWSTRAWLGHVVLEFVRLWRERSLAARQKELALAKASSSDDRLSDEDQRAEALRMRAWRKSLVNNLAWFPLCVHWSLEDGARVPSNIVGLLSFIATAWKVSDLWKATASAI
- a CDS encoding uncharacterized protein (EggNog:ENOG410PFT6~COG:S~TransMembrane:5 (o54-72i92-113o125-147i167-185o191-210i)~BUSCO:12537at33183) encodes the protein MSVKFEKETVKTATKVGEELAHKVGEKLTGGKTQNGYLAAYLKQLQSNPLRTKMITSGSLFALQEILASWIAHDRSKHGHYFNSRIPKMSIYGAFISAPLGHFLIGILQRVFAGRTSLKAKILQILASNLIISPIQNVIYLASMAIIAGARTFHQVRATVKSGFFRVMKVSWVVSPLSLAFAQKFLPEQTWVPFFNIVGFIIGTYINAHTKKKRLEALRRKQYGSGKSSTGRPEDYPPRPNY
- a CDS encoding uncharacterized protein (EggNog:ENOG410PNFP~COG:S); translation: MMKRSIFTTITPLPSYITRETVIEALHQHSEMIELNPLVIKHVRCKPPGNAPSDEFHCVWYELTDKIHYLPGGILSGNVSYKACFHDLPRGLQTHVYAPTGLDIKEKWSVGGNMPGEPREPIELGLLDVPREGLYLREDVDMRSNILTTSFVKRTLKKAHSVLVERLIVKADLLKQRYEDAQRQSFIPRSLTYPLTETDSHRGSIYSPPSPGFQTTRPDQIPAPIVPRLAFPDDMHLRARASCHAVSPGPVDTFRHSHYIPPKQAHIVEIDSTPVYAPRIGVGQADIFSREKNPAVSTKRAPVIP
- a CDS encoding uncharacterized protein (EggNog:ENOG410PFD4~COG:P~TransMembrane:11 (o12-32i102-124o130-153i174-195o201-225i245-262o268-284i296-315o327-349i361-384o410-436i)~BUSCO:1739at33183), whose amino-acid sequence is MAWDHLDIDKPHVAYMILGGFTSLFMLCSLFVKEKLYIGEATVATLCGVIFGPHAANLFDPISWGNVDKITLECSRIVLVVQCFAVGVELPKSYMERHWKSVALLLVPVMTWGWLATSLFIWWMVRPLTWLESLICAACVTATDPVLASSVVGKGKFAKRVPKHLRDLLSAESGCNDGMAFPFIYLSLYILAYQPSTNKVALHWICITLLYECILGGFLGFMIGYAGRHAIRFAERKGIIDRESFLVFYFVLALFCAGTGSLLGMDDLLMGFSAGVGFSNDGWFTEKTEESHVSNVIDLLLNLAYFVYFGAIIPWQEFDAPEIGLPVWRLVIIAIFVIFFRRIPIMLLLKPVIPDVKTWREALFAGHFGPIGVGAIFACILARAELETHSTQPLDGLPGKGSPNYMVIQLIWPITTFLVISSILVHGSSVAVFTLGKRINTLTITMSYTTANDEGPSWMNRLPRIQSQSKASLSLRKESLDSSNEALPQFPPGTLGPIGIPGNLLRRQREGEQPSQPGSRASSRKPTRRKKLGAGGPISQSAIMPQRRTEPVTADETVDLEEQPIDRAVEAGRPRIESGTEGEEEPFRRPELEVYQEGDNMIIEDEEGNVLETTDISHLSPEQREQEIMAQHKRIREDPTGFFAKAKGLPHEQTEGEAIKKAIGKDLARPLKQFRNHLPWNNGKEKDAEAGGEPSKKKTKKERKRRSARAYQFANTIIVEDEDGEVIKKYTIPGHKTTKKPTIEGEPSTKAASAARKWSVARVGTWIGRGDGMASAAKPKDEEEASSDEERLRFTVPGKDGRGHRLGGRRMTKEDFIREIQRLEPQTRKEIYDEDIPGQLKPDTGDEQPETTRRAQGGQVEGQGTPPCPTPAEYTPLIGQEESIGREQEVPAPDVAATLAQYTGPDTSAAEARRRRLLGPRESPPPSPTSSVRRRRDSEDDGTRRIPPAERRQLAGLPPSQPASATSRAKDIDPETGETHVERQRRLAALGQLPDTGDDEDAEGRGRHRGDGHSDSEDDGRPRPVRGKVSFADGTRPAKTRPGAMAVHPPRGASSGGAPTAEQTSSQPSSSSSSGNGNGNGSSSGNGDGNGNGNGDSRRHVSRISWGGERGRS